aacatgggggtatatgagacgaaggcgtggctcataaataaatttttatattgctttatgctaatattatattgtagtatcgaaccagactgacacattgaaggtctgttgaaaaatgatacataagttggaaacgaacggaaactccggacacgagctttaagtggATGTGAGGAACCACCTCACTGCTGTTTGATGAACTCTTTCAGAAAAGCTCCCTGGCTCAATCCTAATTCTGCTCTCGTTCCCTTTCAGCTAAATCCATCCTATTTGAATTTGTTGATCAGAAAACCGCCACTTCTAACGACTGGTGCGCAGTCTAACACACAAAGATCAGTTTCCCCTGGAAACAATAGGCTCCTCCTCCGCCATCCTTTCCCACCGTCTGACCAGCTGGACCAATCAGCGATGAGAGACCACGCAGTGTAATTTACATGCAGCCTGCATAAGAAGAGTCCCTCTGACTGCAGCCGATCATTCGTTGCTGTGAAGTATCGGAACGTCAGGATGCCTGAACCCGCCAAGTCTGCGCCCAAGAAAGGCTCTAAGAAAGCCGTGAGCAAGACCGCCGGCAAAGGAggtaaaaagaggaaaaggaccAGAAAGGAGAGCTACGCCATCTACGTGTACAAGGTGCTGAAGCAGGTCCACCCCGACACCGGCATCTCGTCCAAGGCCATGAGCATCATGAACTCGTTCGTCAACGACATCTTCGAGCGCATCGCCTCGGAGGCGTCTCGCCTGGCTCACTACAACAAGCgctccaccatctcctccaGGGAGATCCAGACCGCCGTGCGTC
The nucleotide sequence above comes from Salarias fasciatus chromosome 6, fSalaFa1.1, whole genome shotgun sequence. Encoded proteins:
- the LOC115390189 gene encoding histone H2B 1/2-like yields the protein MPEPAKSAPKKGSKKAVSKTAGKGGKKRKRTRKESYAIYVYKVLKQVHPDTGISSKAMSIMNSFVNDIFERIASEASRLAHYNKRSTISSREIQTAVRLLLPGELAKHAVSEGTKAVTKYTSSK